CAGAGAACGTCATGGGTGGTAGTTGAGGTTGGACTGCACCGCCAAATGGCCGGTTATTGCGAAGAGTGGGCCGCTAGCATACCTTTCACTGGCGGAGACACTTTGAGTAAGCATTCACCTACTTATTATCCCTcttactaacatgtttagtctcCTACATTAGATATGTTTGCGAACAATTTCATGTCAACTCATATAGGTGTTTAGTTAACTAGGACATGATTCATTGAGAGAAGTGTCCAAACAGTCTTAAATAtgttgcatttgtgccaatttaatcgtaaatcttttaatggtgttgattcaatcctaaacatttttacctAATGCAAATTCAATCATTCCAACTGATTTTGGCAAGATATCGCTGACGTAGACATTGCCCAGTGCCGATcttaacaacttttaataatatttcaatacatttttgaatcatttatttattttttctttctctttctttttttcttttttctttttttttaattttccttcccttctttcttcctctagccagtcACCAATGGCAACCAGCCAAAGTCAAGggttggcaaggctcaagccctAGCCAAAGGTCGCGAGGCTTTTCCTCGCCCTGGGCTGGCAAGGCTTGTCCTTGTAGTCACTAGTGAGGGCATCAAAGGCTGGTGAGGTCCTCACCTTTGGTTAGTTACCAAGGTCCAGCGACTAGCttaaggaagaaggaagggaaggaaaattaaaataatgcaatttggaaaaatattaaaatatgattaaaagTTATTCACGTCGACATCGACTATGCCACATAATGACCAATGTCCACATCAGTAATATCCaactaaaattaattgaaatgattgaatttgtattaggtcgaaaagtttaagactaaattgatgccattaaaagatttagtacGAAATTGGCACTAATACAattgatttatgacttttttatgCTTTTCCCATTCACCATTGACATTAATCAACTGTCTTTCTAAACTTCAAGGTGTGAAGACGTAAGAATGTTTATTGATTCTAAACCATCTATTCTtgctctctccttccttttcgGGTTCTTTGGTTTCATTACACTAGGGAGCCAGGTCTCCGAAGACTATTCGAAATGCAAAATCACGAAAAGAGCTCAACTCAAGATGCCGGTGTCCAAATCCATGGCAAGATCTTGCCTCCTTTGACGCGTTCCCTGTCTCCCACTTTCCCATTTTGGCACCTCCCAGCGAACAGGAAGCTACACGGAAACTTCGTTCGCGCGGAGCGCTCCAGATAAGGTGTTAATGGCGTgtgagaattttgaatttttaaaggGAAGAATCTGCTGTAAAAACTTAATAGACATGAAATATCGACTTAGAACACATGCATATAAAGAATATGTGAATCCCGTAGATATGCGACACAAGATATTCCAACAACTCTGGAAGAAAATTACTTGCATCTAGAGAGCTTGTAGTCTCCGTAAAGAGACGACTGGAAAAAATAAGATAGCGGTGCGGTGCCAGTCAATAATCtaacaaatatttcaaatcttTCCCTATCTCGAATTGGCAACTCTTTCGTTTTTTCTAGGTGAATTTCAGTGCCTTTGCATGGACTTTTCATTGATGGCATTCAAGTGGAAAAGCATTGACTTGGTGAAAAAGGACGAGTTTTCGGGTTTGGCGAAGTCCTCACGCGGCAACCTGATTTTCTGGAATGCTCCCGGTCCAAATTGCCCCCCCGGTTCATCCGAGAGCGTTGCTCTATCTTTGGTAGGTTTTCCTATCGTGACCAACCTATTCGTACTCGTTAAAATAGCAAACGTGGATCTTCGCTCGGTTCAGCTTGGCTCAATTCGATTTGATTAGAGAAAAATCAAGACTTGATTGGATCTTCAACAATTTGATATCTAACCGTCTATCGGTTAGTTAAATTGGATGCCTGCCTTGAGGTAAATTCATGGGATCAATGAAGACAAAATAAGTTCTAGCCAGTTTCATCGAATTCGACTTTGGTGTTGCGAAAAAGACTAGACGAAATTAGTCTATGATACATGGTTCCAACCCAAGCTTGCTTCCCTATAATTCCTAAAGAAGTGTGAAAGTGGACGACGCTCGATCGAATGGATTCAGATTATGTTAGTTAGCATAGACCACATGATTTAAGCATTGCGCCGAGTCGTGCTAACCTCGACAAACTCTTCTTTCCCACCACTCTTTATCATGGACGCGGCACGTATCAGGCGGCCGCATTTTCCACACCCATGCCAGAGCCAATGCAAGACCCAGATCCTATAAATTGAAATCCTAGTCCGGCATACCCTctcacttctctctcctcttattTTCTGAGGAGTTCAAAGAAAGCTTTAAAGCACTTCGTAGAGGGGAGAGAGAACAGGGGCGACCTGACCAATTTAGAACGCACAAGGAAGAGACATAGAAAGGGAGGGAAAAATGGTGAGCAAAATGAACATGCTTGTGTTGATGGTGTTCCTAGGAGCTGCGGTCCGGGGTTGCAGCGCTCAGACGTCGCATGTGGTCGGCGATTCACTCGGATGGGTCGTCCCGCCAGGCGGCCCGATAGCCTACTCGACTTGGGCCGGCAACAAGACCTTCGTTGTGGGCGACACTCTAGGTAGAACTTCAGTATATGCTGGTAAAAACTCCATTAACATTtacttcatcatcttcaagctctTAGTGAAAAGTGATGAGAATCATGAAATCATCGAGACTGAAAGTATAAATAATCTTTTATCCTTCCACCTCACattaggaaaattaccaaaaaatcataaatctattgcaattgtgctaattcagtcataaacttatttttttgaccaattgaatcttaaaccgtttacaattattcccgatcaatccatccggccaaaattagccggctAGCACGACGTGGCAGCTAGCCGACGCCaacaaccttttttttaataatattttatttttttaaaatattttttattattttatcttttttccctttttttttttttttttctctctcttttccttctcctcttacttcttcctccctcctccctcctctttcCTTTGGCTGATTGCCAGACAGAGGCGATTCGACAGGCTCACCTCGCCAGTCAGCAAGCTTGCGCCCAGTgacggcgaggcgagccccCGCCAGATATAGCGAGGGCTCACCTCACACGCACCTCACGCAGCAATtgtgaggcgagccctcgctatATTTGGCGGGGGCTCGCCCTGCTGTCACTGGGCGCGAGCTCGCCGACTGGCGAGGCAAGCCTGCTTGAtcgcctcgccaaatccggcagGGTTTCGCCCCCACCGTCATTAGACACGTGCTCATCGACTGGCGAGCTCACCTCACCCAACGACAGAGAGGCAAGCTAGTCTGGCCGCCTCAGTCCGGCGACTAGCCAGCCCTCCCCTATGGCTGATcgccgaagccaaaggaaggaggaaggagagaagaggaggaaggaggttgagggagaaggaaaaaaaaagagagaaaaaaggaaaaaagatttgaaaaataaataaaatatttcaaaaaataaaatattattaataaaggTCGTCGACGCCGGCCACCAATTTTGGTCAGGTGGACTGATcgggaataattgtaaaagatttaggactcgattggtcaaaaaaataaatttatgattgaattagtacaatcgcaataggtttaggactttttttcataatttccccCCTCACGTGACAGAATTGCAAAGAACCCTCTAAATGTTTCCGTTTCCATGCAGTCTTCAATTTCATGACCGGAGATCACGATGTGGCCGAGGTAACTAAGGCAGCATACGACGGCTGCAACTGCACGAGCCCCATCTCGCTCCAGGCCAATGGGCCGGCAAGCATCCCCCTCAACCAATCCGGCGAGCACTTCTACATCTGCACGGTCGGCAGTCACTGCAGCCTCGGCCAGAAGCTCACCATCAACGTTGCCACCACCACGCCTTCTCCAACAGGCTCTGCCACCCCTCCGTCGCCAGGGAACTCAGCCGCCTCTTTGAGCGTCACTGGCTTGTTCTCGTGGATGTTGTCTGTTGCCGTAGTGTTGTTGTACTAGATTAGTTTACTGTTCCAATATGTTGTCTGTTGCCGTAGTGTTGTTGTACTAGATTAGTTTACTGTTCCAATAAACTCTCATCAAACTCTTAAAAGTAATTATGGTATTCTATTATTGGTCAGTGTTTCCTGCCGTccaattttccacaaaattagcaaaactaATATCCTTTGCTCTATCCCACCCTCAGGAACGAAACTCTCGAGGGGTTAATTGGAATCCCAAAGGTGATGGTGAATTTTGGTACCCAAGAAGAGTGAGACTTTCTATTAAATCACAAGTTCTAAGTCTTGCTTGGTCTGCCTATTGCAGGTTAGATCACAATGATAGCTGTTTCTCATGAATTTCCCTAGTCAAGACACGACTTGGTTGTCTCTGATatgaaatatgcagttaatatATTCTTTGTTTGAGGAAGGACGGGGAGGGGCGACCCCTCTCGAGCTTTACCATAAAAGTCTTTTGTGGCATTGATGCGGTTAAAATTTTGCTAAGTTggagtttttctttcctttttcaaatgttgcctctctttttctttttcatcttcttcttttgctgcGAATCATTTCTTATTCCTTCATCCTGAATGCACCTATGACATCTTCAAGCAGTCATCACCGACGCAGCATTGGCGCTGTTCAAAATTTGCTAACCTAGATCTTTTTCCAGTTCTCTAATGTTGACAAtgttgactctctctctctctctctcttcgagcAGTCATCACCGACGCGGCATTGACGCTATTAAAAATTTGCTaacctagattttttttttccagttctTTAATGTCGACAAtgttgactctctctctctctctctctctctctctctctctctctctctctctctcattgactTCTTCTGCAAATCACTTCTTATTCCTTCGTTGTCTTCATCCTCACCCTCGCATATctagtagaaaaaaaaaaaaaaaaactgttgtgAGCATTTGTCGCAAAATGAGCATTTCGAGCGGCCATGGCCCCTAGAGTGGAGCTCACGGCCACCATAgacactcaagttcaagcttTGGGATCATGTCGTGCTCAAGCCCATGGCCGCTCTCTCCTCTTACTCGCAGCTTTGGCCGCTATTTCTATGAGCTTGCACAATGTGTGATCAAGATTCGAACTCACGGCCACTCTCGAGCTTGGTGCTGACGGCGATGGCCTAATCACTCGCAGCCATGGCTGCTTGAACTTGGAATTTGTCGCCATGGCTGTCACATCTCTAACCTCTCGGTAAAGGCCGCTCGAGCTTCAAGATCGTGGCCGTGGTTACCAGAGCTTTGAGCTCCCCACATAGGCTGCTCAAGCTTTGACATCTTGAGGCCATGCACGCTCGATCTAAAGAAGGTGGTGCAAGCGTCGAGGCTAGGGTTTTGTGCATTTTCAATTTTCGATTTTCTCTGTCTTTTTAAGATTTTCCAACTCATTAATCTATATAAGCTTCCCGCACCAACTCAGCTTTCCCGGTCACCAGCTCAGCTTTTTGTAGACATCAAAATGGTTCATACATCCATTTCTTAATTTAAATGGGTTTACAACTTATTTAAATCTAACCCACTTCTATAActctctcttattttctttcaccATTACTCGATCTTTCGCTCAATCACTCCATACTCTCACCTTAGTTTGaatatgaattttcataaattgaataaattatcaaatttttttagcaaTATGGATCGCGTCGGCGACGAGTTGAACGTAAGTCATTAGATTTACATATAAtggaaataaatcaaaacagATTAAGTGGGTCTATTTGGATCGAATCATTTATAACCCGACGCAAATCACTCTTTTGACAACTATATGAGCAAAAATCAATCGGAAAGAATGAGAGATCGACTGAAGGATGAATGATAGAACTTTTTGGAAAGTATATTGACGAGTTAgacttaataataataataataataataataataataataataataataataataataataatgtacTTGGTTCTGACCAACTTTTGCTACAATTAACTTTTCCCAAAAGACAAATGTAGCTATCAGCCAAGCCAGTGTTTTGCCCCCCAAAAGTTTGATTAAGCATACtataaagaaaatctaaaatcaGGATATTCTAGTTACTACAGGCAATAAAACTAGTAAAATGCAGgaaaaatatactaaaattacCAAAAGTTTTTTACGAATCACTTGAATgctaaattggagaaaaattacCATTTAAGTTCAATAGTGAAAAATTCAAGCCAAATTGATTATGtgacttttttaattaaaaaagcatGACGtgacatattttttttaaaaaccaaGTCCACATGAGCATTAAAAACCATGTCGGATTTCTAGCCTACATAGTTCTgagtctctctccctctctccgcCACTTTCTTCGtcttcatctcctcctcccttacCATCGTCTCCAACACCCGCCCATGGAGCCAACACCCTTCACCCCAAACACCGCCATCTTCTccactgaaaaagaaaaaaaaaatcgcctCTTTTCACTTTAGCCACTGTGAGTTTCATTGGTGATCTGAGCTGTGTCCATAATTGAATGTAAACATTGTTAGAAAATTGCTTGTCACATGCTCTATAGAATTCCTAAACTGAATCCATGCAGATTTGTCTCCTCCGCCCATCAATCTTGAAGCCAAAACGAAACTCTAAAATGCCCAAACCCTCGCCAAAGAAACCAACGACCAGTGCATCTTCAAGGGCTCCGAGTTCAAGGCCAAATCTGATTGCCGATTCTCCTCCTCCGACGCTGCCCCCAAACCCAATCCCTCTTCCTTCATCTAATGTTGCAGAGCTCAAATgaaaaaatggaggagagagaggggaaagagagaaaaaaagatgaatgaCGTCATTCAGCAAGAAATTGATCAATAGGCTTTTCTTgcaaacggtgtcgttttggcTTTGAACAACatcatttggaaatttttatgcTAATTCAAACCTCCGACAAGTCACATCAGAtgaaaaaagtactaaaaataTCGTCACTTCAGATTTCTAGTTATACTAATCGAAGtgggcacttaagtgattttattttatattggCACTTAAAgctgcgcatgacaacgttTCTTGGTTGTTATAGTGATCGGAGtgggcacttaagtgattttattttatattggcacttaaggctgcgcatgacaacgttTCTTGGCTGagacatagttttttttttttgaaatagttcttttatatttctatttcagaaaataatttctgagtaaaataagatgtttggtaactacacaaaatttctactccagaaataaaaaagaatagaaatgtgtttagtacgaaacagtttttttttgtatttattcgttttttatttttgcttacGGATCGTCGATCGCCGGCCGGTGGTCGCGGGCCGGCGGACGGCGGTGGCGGCCGGCGAACAGCAAACCACAGCGGTCGGCGGCAATCGGGTGGCTTCCGGGCAGTTGGAGGTGGCTACGGCAAGAGAGAggagcaaaagaaaattaaaaaaaaaaaaattggcttatttctagaaattgtttctgaaaacaagaagctactttttttgttttttgtttatattccaaaactatttctgggaacaaaaaagtaaagaaattattcccggaaacaaaagttttaccaaatggatttctgttctttttttattccatggaacaaaagaacataaattgggAAAAACggaaatgttaccatgcagaCCCTAAGTGATCTGAAgaaaaaacttttggcatcaaagtaagcccgtacacaacttttagcACTTTTAGTATCATTTTGCCAATAATGCTAATTTTTAACTGGCTTTTAAGCATGAGAGCACTACTTTGATTACTGAAAAGAACATAGCTAAAGCAGGGCATTAGCTCAACCGTTTAGGTTCCTTTCGTGGGAACCGGGAGGTGAAGGTTTCTTGTGCTTTGCCCCACGTAATCATGATCCGTGAGCGATGGTGCTATTTCAATCGCACCTTTGGATGCCGACTTCGAAACATTGTTGCGTACTCATATCAAACCCATTTATTTATACGGTCAGCTAAATAAGGGCATTGATTCCCCCATGAAACCGATTCGAAAGTCGTCAGGCTCCACACATGAAATTAACGCTCAAAATGGTTCGTCCCCCCCCAAGAGCAATGGACCATTGAATTTCTATACGTGACACTTCGCTAATTCTAAAGATCAACTAgaatttgaattgaaatttggataagttatataaaatgaaaagtatAGTGGAGATGAACTCAAACCAATTtggctttaccaaaaaaaaaactcaaaccaaTTTGGCGTCTGGAATTCTATCATAATTGCTAAATTATAGACTATATACACTTGGATATCTCACGTGCACTGAAGTTTCCTATATATACTTCGCTGCGTTGGTTTCAAATCATCCTATGCGGTTCCTACTTTTCAGAAGTTTGCAACTGCGAATGAAGATTTGAGTGTATCGAAGCATTTTGGATTCAAGAGGACCTCTCGTGAACACACTTGGAAGAAAAGATGGGAGAGGCGTCGTTTTGGCCGGCTGCCTGGTGCCTAGGAGGAGCGGCAGCAACGGAGCACACGT
This genomic stretch from Eucalyptus grandis isolate ANBG69807.140 chromosome 3, ASM1654582v1, whole genome shotgun sequence harbors:
- the LOC120292068 gene encoding umecyanin-like, with the translated sequence MVSKMNMLVLMVFLGAAVRGCSAQTSHVVGDSLGWVVPPGGPIAYSTWAGNKTFVVGDTLGRTSVYAGKNSINIYFIIFKLLVKSDENHEIIETEIFNFMTGDHDVAEVTKAAYDGCNCTSPISLQANGPASIPLNQSGEHFYICTVGSHCSLGQKLTINVATTTPSPTGSATPPSPGNSAASLSVTGLFSWMLSVAVVLLY